The Streptomyces cathayae DNA segment CTGCCTATTGCATCCAAAGCCTCGGGGGTGATCGAATGTGCGTCCGGCGATCGGTGTTCTTGACGTTACGCAGAGGGTGTCGCACATGATGGGCCGCTGGTTGGCAAGCCGAACGAAACCGCATCAGACGGGCCCTCTGGCAGCTGTGCGGACTCCCTCGAATGCCGGGGTGCTGAACTGCCGGGTCCTCAGCCCGGCCGGTGAGCCGGTGCCGAACGCCCGATGCGCGGTCAGCGACACCGCGGGACGCACCCTGGTCGAGGGCGGGACGGATCCCTTCGGATCGTTCGTGGCCACGGTTCCGGCGGGAGAGTACCGGCTCACGGTGTCTGCCGAGGGATACCTGCCGTACCGGGTGCCGTGCACGGCCACCGAGAATTCCCTCGCCTCGCTCGGCGATGTGACCCTGCAGGCGGCGCAGCCGCTGGAGTTGCCGGCGCCGGGCGACTGGGAGATCGATCTGGCGCACTCCTCGATCTCCTGCACCGCGCGGCACATCGGGGTGGCCCGGGTACACGGCCGGTTCAACTCCTTCGCGGGGGTGGTGCGGATCACCGACGACGCGGCGCAGACGGCGATGCACGTGGTGATCGACGCGGGGTCCATCGACACCAACGTGAGGATGCGCGACGACCATCTGCGGTCGGCGGACTTCCTGGACGTGGCGCAGTTTCCGACCATCGAGTTCTACAGTGACCGGTTCGTGCCCCGGGGCGGCAACCGGTGGGACGTCATCGGTGAACTGTGGCTGCGCGGGGTGGCGCGTACCGTCACGCTGGACATGGAATACCTCGGGCTCGGCGACGGCATGCAGGGCGAGGCCCGGGCGGTCTGCCGGGCCACTGCCGCACTGCACCGCGACGACTTCCAGGTGAGCTGGCAGACGATGCTGGCGCGGGGTATCGCCGCCGTCGGCCCCACCATCCGGGTCGACATCGACGTGCAGGTCGTACCGCAGAGCTGACCGGCGGACCTGCCACCTCGCCCGCGCCCGCGCTGCAGGCGAACCGCCCCGGGTCTCGCACCGTTCCGTGCCCCGTCTCGGTCGGGCGGTCCGTGGGCGAGGTCTGGAGCGAGGCGACGGCCGTCTTGGGGCTCACCGCCCGACGAGGTCAGCGGGCGCACGGCTGAGGTCTTCGCGACCGGAGGCCAAACGCCCTGGGCGACAACGCCCCCGCACAGAGCCACGACGGCAGACGGTTCATCCACGTCCGCGACCGTCGACGGGGGCGGCCCCGGTCACCGACGTACGAGGCCGATCCGCTTTCCGGGACGGCCCGCACTCTCGGGAAGGCGCACACGGCCCTGAAAACGACCCTGAGACACCGCCCTGCCCGGTAGTGGACGATCATTGTTCTCGCAGGTCTTGACCAGCTGCCGGTGCGGGCCTGGCCTCACATCGCCGCTCATCCCGCTGCGGGAGAGCACCGGGTCAGCCGGACCCGGGCGCCGGAGGAGCAGCACCTCCCCGGAAACGCTCAGGCGTCCCTACCGCTCGGACAGGCACCTCTGAAAAACAAGTGCTCCTGCGCCTCGCCCATGGTGCAAGCCGCGAACTTCCGCGGCTAGGCTCTCAGACCCCATGACAGAGGGGAAGCTCCGCTCGGCAACGCGGACTTCTGCTCGTGCCCGACTCCTGAGGACCTCTGATGGCTTTCTCGTTACCCCGCCGCCGGCCGCCCGTCGTCCGCCGGCATCCCGACTGAACTCCGGCTTTCCCACCGCGGCCCTGCTGGGCCCACACCCCCTGAAGGCGTGTTCGGCGTGCCCGGCATTCTCGTCGGCCGCCCCGCCACTCATGCCGGTTCTTTGTGCTCACTCGCTCCCCCCATACGTGTGCGGCCGCCTCCCAGGACACGCCTGTCACGGCCCGCACGCACCAAAGATCCACGAGGTTCGCACATGCACGACAGCAGCAAAGCCGCCCCGACCGCCGCCCCGGCGCCCGGGGCGGAGCCCGGACAACCCCTATCCCCCGCAGGCGATCAGCACCTCTCCCGGCAGTTGTCCAACCGGCACATCCAGCTGATCGCGATCGGCGGCGCCATCGGTACCGGCCTGTTCATGGGCTCAGGCAAGACGATCTCACTGGCCGGCCCCTCCGTGATCTTCGTTTACATGATCATCGGCGCGATGCTGTTCTTCGTGATGCGGGCGATGGGAGAGCTGCTGCTCTCCGACCTGCGCTACAAGTCCTTCGCCGACTTCGCCTCGGACCTCCTCGGACCGTGGGCCGGCTTCTTCACGGGCTGGACCTACTGGTTCTGCTGGATCGTCACCGGTGTCGCCGACGTCATCGCGATCGCCGGGTACGTGTCCTACTGGTGGGGAGGGCTCGCGCTGTGGATCCCGGCACTCGCGGCGGTCGTCCTGCTGATCGTCCTGAACCTGCCCACGGTGAAGGCGTTCGGTGAGACCGAGTTCTGGTTCGCACTGATCAAGATCATCGCCATCGTGACACTGATCGTCGTCGGATTCGGCATGGTACTGGGCGGCTTCCAGGCACCCGGGGGCACCACCGCGAGCTTCTCCAACCTCTGGAACGACGGCGGCTTCTTCCCCACCGGCCCCATGGGGTTCGTCGCGGGATTCCAGATCGCCACCTTCGCCTTCGTCGGCATCGAACTGGTCGGCACCACTGCGGCGGAGACCAAGAACCCGGAACGGAACCTGCCCAAGGCGATCAACTCGATCCCGGTCCGCGTGATGCTGTTCTACGTGGTGGCCCTGATCGCGATCATCTCCGTCACGCCCTGGCGTCAGATCAGCGCGGACCGCAGCCCCTTCGTCGTGATGTTCACGCTGGCCGGCCTCGGCATCGCCGCCTCCGCGATCAACTTCGTGGTGCTGACCTCTGCCGCCTCGTCCGCGAACTCGGGCATCTACTCCACCTCACGGATGGTCTACGGCCTGGCCCAGGAGGGCGACGCGCCGGCCCGGTTCGGCCGGCTCACCCCCAGGAAGGTGCCGGTCAACGCCCTGCTCCTGTCCGGTCTCTTCCTGCTCCCCGGTGTCGTCATGGTCACCATGGGCGACTCGATCATCGAGGCCTTCACGCTGGTGACCACCATCTCGGCCCTGCTGTTCATGTTCGTCTGGTCGATCATCCTGATCTGCTACCTCGTGTACCGCAGGCGCCGTCCTCACCTGCACGAGGCCTCGACGTTCAAGATGCCCGGCGGCGTCGTCATGTGCTACGTCGTACTCGCCTTCTTCGCGTTCCTCGTCTGGGCACTGACCCAGAAGGAGGACACCCTGCAGGCACTGCTGGTGACCCCGGTGTGGTTCGTCATCCTCGGCATCGCCTGGGCAGTGCTCCGCCACCGCCGCCGTCAGGCCGGGCAGCCGGCGTCCCCGGCAGGCTCCCCGGAACAGCCCCTGCACTGAGACGACCTCACCGCATGAGGGGCCCGCAGGCCCGCCACCCGAGGCGGAGCCGATCCGTCTCATCCGCCCGAACTGCCCGGCCTCTGGCTGCGTGGGGTGACGGGTTGTACCGGCCGGGGAGGGGCGCGGTCGTCGTGTGGTCGCGGGACGGCGCCGCCGCCCTCCCGGAACCTCGGTTCCGGGAGGGCGGCGGCGTGTCCGGAGCCGGTGGTGCCCGTGTCGCCCAATATCTCTCACGGGATGCCGGACGGTGGAATCCGTCGCTCAATGGATGAAGGGCTTCGCGCCGTCCGACGATGAACGAGTGTGCGGGGAAAGGCTGGGACACGGGATGCAGAAGCGCAGTCTGCGGGACCTTCGGGTATCGGCCATCGGCTTGGGGTGTATGGGCATGTCCGCCTTCTACGGATCCACCGACCGGGAGGAGGCGATCTCGACCATCCGGCGCGCCCTCGACCTCGGCGTGAACTTTCTCGACACCGCGCAGATGTACGGGCCGCTCACCAATGAGTCACTCGTCGGTGAGGCGATCCGGGGACATCGCGACGAGTACGTGATCGCGACGAAGTTCAACTACCGGATGGACAACGCCGTACCCGGAGACATCAACACGGTCGGCCCCCAGGACGGTTCGGCCGAGCACGTCCGCAGTTCGGTCCACGGCTCCCTGCAACGGCTGGGAACCGACCACATCGACCTGTACTACCAGCACCGGGTCGACCCGAACGTGCCCATCGAGGAGACGGCCGGCGCGCTGGGCGAGCTGGTCGCCGAGGGCAAGGTGCGGTACATCGGCCTGAGCGAGGCGAGCGGGGAGACCATCCGGCGCGCCCACGCCGTGCACCCGATCACCGCGGTGCAGAGCGAGTACTCGCTGTGGTCACGGGACGTGGAGGCCGAGGTGCTGCCCGCCTGCCGGGAGCTGGGCATCGGCTTCGTGCCGTATTCGCCGCTCGGCCGCGGTTTCCTCGCCGGGCGGTTCACCTCGCCGGACGAGCTGGACGCGAACGACTGGCGCCGCGAGAACCCGCGCTTCCAGGACACCAACCTGGAGGCGAACCTGCGGCTGGCGGCGAAGGTGAAGGAGATCGCCGCCGAGAAGGACGTGACCCCGGCCCAGCTGGCCATCGCCTGGGTGCTGGCCCGGGGCGAGGGCCTGGTGCCGATCCCGGGCACCAAGCGCCGCACCTACCTGGAGCAGAACGCCGCCGCGGTCGGCATCGCGCTGACCGAGGACGATCTGGCCCGCATCGACGCGGAACTGCCCGAAGCGGCGGGTGAACGGTACGACGAGGCAGGGATGCGATCCATCGATCGCTAGCCGGGGCACGGCAGCATCTGCCAGGTTCTGCGTCTGGCGGCGGCGCGGCTCGTTCGCGCGGATCCGACTGATCCTCGCACACCGACGCGGACCGTCTCCTACGAGACGGTCACATCGCGCTCGGACATCTGCTCCTCGACTTCCCGGAGCGACAGCGGGAACCGGCCGCGACGGCTGTCACCCGTTCGGTCCCGTCCGCGCGCGGGTGCCGTCCCGGGACCGTCCGTGCGCTCCCCGGCCGGCCTCCGGCTCCACCGCCGCCGGCGACACCACGCCGTACACCTGTGCGCCATACTGTCCCAAAAGGCGCGAAACGTCCGGCGAGTTCATGGAGGCGGACCCATGCAGGACAACGCCGAGCACGACGAGGACCCCGTCGAGGAGCACGACCTGGACGACGGCGAACCCAGCGCCGAGGACGAGGTGGCCACGGCCCACGAAGACACCGACGTTCTCGGTGATGAGCCGGCCGGCAGGCGCGCGGCGGCCGGCGCGTCTCCTGACGTCTTCCTCGACGTTCCGGTGCTGAAGGTCGACGAGATCGACTTGGACGTGGAGGACCTACGGGCGCATGTCTCGCTGCAGGCCGAGGTGCTGGACCTGTTGAAGTTGAACGTGGGCGCCGCCGTCACGCTCGGCCGGGTGCACCTGGGTATCTCGGGTGTGGAGGCGCAAGCCCAGCTCAAGGTGCGTCTCGACAACGTCGTGACGATTGTCAACCGGGTGCTGACCACACTCGATCGCAACCCGGAGATCGTCCAGGAGTTGGCACGCGGGGTCGGTTCCGCCGTCCAGGACGTCGGCGGTGGCGCCCGCCGAGCCGTGGGTGAGCTGGGCACGGGCGCGGGACGGGCCGTCGAGGACGTCGGCCGGGGCGCCGGGTCCGCCGTACAGGACGTGGGACACGGCGCCGGTGGTGCGGTCGACGACGTGGGACGCGGCGCCGGGAGGGCCGTGCAGGACGTCGGCGGTGGCGCCGGGAGGGCGATGGAGGGCGTCGGCGCCGGGGCGGGCCAGGCCGTCGGTGATGTCGGTGAGCATGCCGGGGAGGTGGCCGAGGCCGCGGGCGGCACCGCGCAGAAGGCCGCCGAGGACGTCACCGGGGCGGCAGGCGACACCGCAGGCCGGACGGGGCCGACCGGATCAAGCGCGTCACGCGGGCCCGCCGCCGGGGATCGGGACCGGACCGCCCGGAGCGAGAGCGGCACCCGCCCGCGCCGGGCCCGCGACGAGGACGGGAAGGAGGCACCTCGGCCCACCCGCCGCACCGCCCGGAAGCGGGACGAGCCGCCCTGAACGGCTGACACCCCCGGGCCGCAGGACGCCGGCCGGCCCGCCACCGTCGGAGGCCAGGACCCTGAACCAGACATCTCGTTCCAGGCGACGGTCCGGTCCGAGCACCTCTGCTTCACGGAAGCACCACGGACAGCCGTCCGTTTCCCCGGCACCGGCGAACGTGAGTCGACATCCCACAGCGACCGGGTCAACCTCCCCGACGGAGTTGTCCCCGGCCGACGGTACGACAACGTCACTGTCGCCTACCGTCTCGAAACCCGACTCACCCCCCGGCACGAGGGGCGGATCTGAGCGCCTGGCCGTCTCCTGACGGCTCGGCACCTGCCCGGTCCGGGCATCTGCGTCACCTTCCCCGGGTGCGCTGCTTGCCGCCGCTGTGGCTTCTCACGCCTGTCCAAAGTGGCCGGGGACGGGCACGCGGGGCACACGGCCATGAGACCTACGTCGATGGGCCGGTGGAGTGAGCGGTTCCACGGACGGGTGCCGCGCCGGGCATGGATCACACGCATCCACACCGGGCGCCCGGCACACACTGGTGTGCCGGTGACCGAGAGCGAGAAAGGGGCGGAGCATGCCTGGACCAGGACCGACGGTGGCCGAACCGGCGGGGCGCGCCGACGGCCCGCTCACCGCCGCGGATGCCACCAGGGCCGTCGAGACGGTGCTCGGAGCTGTCCTCGACGCGCGACTGCGCCGGGCCGGTGACGTGGACGCGGTGTTCGCCCGTGACCTGGCCGGTCCTGTCACCGCGTTCGTCCGCCGTGGCGGGAAGCGGCTGCGCACTGCGTTCGCGTGGTGCGGCTGGCGGGCCGCGGGCGGTGCGGGCGACGCCACGGCGCTCCTGCGGACGGGGGCCGCGCTCGAACTGTTGCAGGCGTGCGCTCTCATTCACGACGATGTGATGGACGGGTCGCCGCTGCGCCGGGGCGGGCCGGCGATGCACGTGGGCCTGGTCCGCATGCACCGCACGGCGCGGATGACCGGCTCGCCGGAGTCCTTCGCGACGTCCGCCGCGGTGCTCGCCGGTGATCTGGCGCTGGCGTGGGCCGACGATCTGCTGACGGAGGCGGCACTCGGCTCGCCGCACGGACCGCGGCTGTACCGCGAGTGGCAGGCGATGCGCAGTGAGATGGTCGCCGGTCAGTACCGCGACATCCACGCCCAGGCGACCGGCGCGTCCGGCGTGGACGACGCGTTGACCATCGCCACGCTCAAGAGCGCTCTGTACACGGTCGAGCGGCCCCTGGCGCTGGGTGCTTCGCTGGCCGCCGCCGACGAGTGGACCGTCGCATCGCTGCGCTCCGCCGGCCGATGCGCGGGGCTGGCCTTCCAGCTGCGGGACGACCTCCTCGGGGCCTTCGGCGACCCCGAGCTGACCGGCAAACCGACCGGTGACGATCTGCGTTCGCGCAAGCTCACCTATCTCCTCGCCGTGGCCCTCAGGCTGGCCGACGCCGCCGGGGACGAGGAGGCCGCGGCCGTGCTCGCCCCCGGCGCCGCGACCCGGTCCGACGACACCGTGGAGCGGATGCGCAGGGCACTGGAGCGGACCGGAGCCCGGGCCCTGGTGGAGTCGAAGATCGAGGACCTGGCGGCCGCCGGCCTGCGGCACTTCGCGAGGACCGGTGCGAGCCCCGCGGTGCGGGAGGAGTTCGCCTCGCTGGTCGAACGGGCGTCGGGCGTCGTCCCGGGCCGCGGGAAGGAGAGCACGTGAGGACGGTGACCGGACGGACCGACCATGTCGTCGTGGTGGGCGCGGGCCTCTCCGGCCTCGCCTGCGCCCTCCACCTGCTGGGCGCGGGCAGACGGGTCACCGTCGTCGAACGGGACGCCGTCCCCGGCGGCCGGGCCGGCCGGATGCGACTCGGCGCATACCGGCTGGACACCGGCCCCACGGTGTTGACCATGCCCCAACTGGCCGACGAAGCCTTCGCGGCCGTCGGCGACAGTCTCCACCAGCGCGTCGAACTGGTGGCCCTGCACCCCGCCTACCGGGCGTGCTTCGCGGACGGGACCTCCCTCGACGTGCACACCGACGGTGCGGCGATGGAGGCGGAGGTGCGGCGCTTCGCCGGACCGGCGGAGGCGGCGGGCTACCGCAGGCTGCGGACCTGGCTGGAACGGCTGTACCGGGCGCAGATGCGGCGCTTCATCGACACCAACTTCGACTCGCCCTTCCAGCTCCTGCATCCGGACCTGGCCCGTCTGGCGGCACTCGGCGGCTTCGGGCGGCTGGACGCCGGGGTCGGCCGCTTCCTCTCCGATCCCCGTCTGCGCCGTGTCTTCTCCTTCCAGGCCCTGTACGCCGGAGTCGCCCCCGCCCGGGCCCTCGCGGCCTACGCGGTGATCGCCTACATGGACACCGTGGCCGGCGTCTGGTTCCCCAAGGGCGGCATGTACGCGCTGCCCCGCGCCATGGCCGAGGCGGCGGCCGACGCCGGTGCCGATCTCCGGTGGTCGGCCGACGTGAGCACCCTGGAGCGGTCGGCGGGCCGGGTCACGGCAGTACGTCTGACGTCGGGTGAGCGAATCGCCTGCGACGCGGTGGTGCTGAGCTGCGAACTGTCCGCCGCTCACCGGCTCCTGGG contains these protein-coding regions:
- a CDS encoding YceI family protein; amino-acid sequence: MMGRWLASRTKPHQTGPLAAVRTPSNAGVLNCRVLSPAGEPVPNARCAVSDTAGRTLVEGGTDPFGSFVATVPAGEYRLTVSAEGYLPYRVPCTATENSLASLGDVTLQAAQPLELPAPGDWEIDLAHSSISCTARHIGVARVHGRFNSFAGVVRITDDAAQTAMHVVIDAGSIDTNVRMRDDHLRSADFLDVAQFPTIEFYSDRFVPRGGNRWDVIGELWLRGVARTVTLDMEYLGLGDGMQGEARAVCRATAALHRDDFQVSWQTMLARGIAAVGPTIRVDIDVQVVPQS
- the crtI gene encoding phytoene desaturase family protein; this translates as MRTVTGRTDHVVVVGAGLSGLACALHLLGAGRRVTVVERDAVPGGRAGRMRLGAYRLDTGPTVLTMPQLADEAFAAVGDSLHQRVELVALHPAYRACFADGTSLDVHTDGAAMEAEVRRFAGPAEAAGYRRLRTWLERLYRAQMRRFIDTNFDSPFQLLHPDLARLAALGGFGRLDAGVGRFLSDPRLRRVFSFQALYAGVAPARALAAYAVIAYMDTVAGVWFPKGGMYALPRAMAEAAADAGADLRWSADVSTLERSAGRVTAVRLTSGERIACDAVVLSCELSAAHRLLGRAPRRPVRLRHSPSAVVLHAGTDRTWPGLAHHTLSFGTAWERTFDEIIRAGKPMSDPSLLISRPTAHDATLAPPGRHLHYVLAPCPNTTVGPSAAAWRDLGPRYRDSLVAELERRGLEGFADSVEEEMLVTPLDWTARGHAAGSPFSVSHTFAQTGPFRPRNLVRGLDNVVLAGCGTTPGVGVPTVLLSGKLAAARVTGGAAGVSRRASRHRPASAVPAVPSVPSVPSAEGADDPS
- a CDS encoding aldo/keto reductase, with the protein product MQKRSLRDLRVSAIGLGCMGMSAFYGSTDREEAISTIRRALDLGVNFLDTAQMYGPLTNESLVGEAIRGHRDEYVIATKFNYRMDNAVPGDINTVGPQDGSAEHVRSSVHGSLQRLGTDHIDLYYQHRVDPNVPIEETAGALGELVAEGKVRYIGLSEASGETIRRAHAVHPITAVQSEYSLWSRDVEAEVLPACRELGIGFVPYSPLGRGFLAGRFTSPDELDANDWRRENPRFQDTNLEANLRLAAKVKEIAAEKDVTPAQLAIAWVLARGEGLVPIPGTKRRTYLEQNAAAVGIALTEDDLARIDAELPEAAGERYDEAGMRSIDR
- the cycA gene encoding D-serine/D-alanine/glycine transporter, which encodes MHDSSKAAPTAAPAPGAEPGQPLSPAGDQHLSRQLSNRHIQLIAIGGAIGTGLFMGSGKTISLAGPSVIFVYMIIGAMLFFVMRAMGELLLSDLRYKSFADFASDLLGPWAGFFTGWTYWFCWIVTGVADVIAIAGYVSYWWGGLALWIPALAAVVLLIVLNLPTVKAFGETEFWFALIKIIAIVTLIVVGFGMVLGGFQAPGGTTASFSNLWNDGGFFPTGPMGFVAGFQIATFAFVGIELVGTTAAETKNPERNLPKAINSIPVRVMLFYVVALIAIISVTPWRQISADRSPFVVMFTLAGLGIAASAINFVVLTSAASSANSGIYSTSRMVYGLAQEGDAPARFGRLTPRKVPVNALLLSGLFLLPGVVMVTMGDSIIEAFTLVTTISALLFMFVWSIILICYLVYRRRRPHLHEASTFKMPGGVVMCYVVLAFFAFLVWALTQKEDTLQALLVTPVWFVILGIAWAVLRHRRRQAGQPASPAGSPEQPLH
- a CDS encoding polyprenyl synthetase family protein, whose product is MPGPGPTVAEPAGRADGPLTAADATRAVETVLGAVLDARLRRAGDVDAVFARDLAGPVTAFVRRGGKRLRTAFAWCGWRAAGGAGDATALLRTGAALELLQACALIHDDVMDGSPLRRGGPAMHVGLVRMHRTARMTGSPESFATSAAVLAGDLALAWADDLLTEAALGSPHGPRLYREWQAMRSEMVAGQYRDIHAQATGASGVDDALTIATLKSALYTVERPLALGASLAAADEWTVASLRSAGRCAGLAFQLRDDLLGAFGDPELTGKPTGDDLRSRKLTYLLAVALRLADAAGDEEAAAVLAPGAATRSDDTVERMRRALERTGARALVESKIEDLAAAGLRHFARTGASPAVREEFASLVERASGVVPGRGKEST